The following coding sequences are from one bacterium SCSIO 12741 window:
- the frr gene encoding ribosome recycling factor: MEEELGMVYDMAKDSMNSSLDHLKKELLKIRAGKATPGMLDGIMVEYYGSNTPLSQVSNVNTPDARMISIQPWEKQMLDPIEKAIINSNLGFNPQNNGEMIIINIPPLTEERRRDLVKQAKAEGEKTKVSVRSFRKEANDELKKLKNDGLPEDMAKDGEEEIQSITNAHINKVDKLIEEKEADIMSI; encoded by the coding sequence ATGGAAGAAGAGTTAGGAATGGTATACGATATGGCCAAGGATTCAATGAATAGTTCCCTGGACCACCTGAAGAAAGAATTGCTAAAAATTCGAGCTGGAAAAGCTACACCAGGAATGCTCGATGGAATCATGGTAGAATACTATGGATCCAATACTCCTCTGAGTCAAGTATCCAATGTGAATACGCCAGATGCCAGAATGATCTCGATTCAGCCTTGGGAAAAGCAGATGCTGGATCCTATCGAAAAGGCGATTATCAACTCCAATTTAGGTTTCAATCCTCAGAACAATGGGGAGATGATCATCATTAATATTCCACCTCTTACTGAAGAGCGTCGCCGTGATTTGGTAAAGCAGGCAAAAGCCGAAGGCGAAAAGACCAAAGTTTCTGTTCGCTCTTTCCGTAAGGAAGCCAATGATGAGCTTAAGAAGCTTAAGAATGACGGATTGCCAGAAGATATGGCGAAGGATGGAGAAGAAGAAATTCAGTCCATTACCAATGCTCATATTAATAAGGTGGACAAGCTGATCGAAGAGAAAGAAGCCGACATCATGTCGATCTAA
- a CDS encoding UMP kinase produces MKYKRILLKLSGEALMGNKDFGIDHDRLQTYAEDIIQVMETGVELAIVIGGGNIFRGVQSDNSAIDRVQGDYMGMLATMINSMALQSALEGVGLKTRLLSAIKMEQIAEPFIRRRAVRHLEKGRIVIFGAGTGNPYFTTDTAASLRAIEIDADIILKGTRVDGVYTADPEKDPSAKRFDKISFEEVLLKGLNVMDKTAFTLCQENKLPIIVFDMNKPGNLRKVVVGDEVGTLVDV; encoded by the coding sequence ATGAAGTACAAGAGGATATTGTTGAAACTCAGTGGAGAAGCCTTAATGGGCAATAAGGATTTTGGAATCGATCACGATCGTTTGCAGACTTATGCCGAAGATATCATCCAGGTTATGGAAACGGGAGTGGAGCTGGCCATTGTAATCGGCGGAGGAAATATTTTCCGTGGCGTGCAATCGGACAACAGTGCCATCGATCGCGTTCAAGGCGACTACATGGGTATGTTGGCTACGATGATTAATTCTATGGCACTTCAATCTGCTCTGGAAGGGGTGGGTCTGAAAACCCGCTTGCTTTCCGCTATTAAAATGGAACAAATCGCTGAACCTTTCATCCGAAGAAGAGCGGTACGTCACTTGGAAAAAGGCCGTATTGTGATCTTTGGCGCAGGTACAGGAAACCCTTATTTTACAACAGATACGGCTGCTTCTTTGAGAGCTATCGAAATTGATGCGGATATTATCCTAAAAGGAACCCGCGTGGATGGAGTATACACAGCCGATCCCGAAAAGGATCCTTCAGCGAAACGTTTCGACAAGATTTCATTTGAAGAAGTACTGCTTAAGGGGCTTAACGTAATGGATAAGACGGCCTTTACTCTTTGCCAGGAGAACAAATTGCCCATCATTGTGTTTGATATGAATAAGCCCGGTAACCTGAGAAAGGTTGTAGTAGGCGACGAAGTGGGTACCCTGGTTGATGTGTAA
- a CDS encoding elongation factor Ts produces the protein MAVTAAEVNKLRKQTGLGLMDCKNALVEAEGDFEKAIEILRKKGQKIAAKRGENDAAEGYVVAKTATDGKSGISLVLNCETDFVAKNQDFVDFANAIADLALNNLPSSKEELAGLDMGGETVAQAIENQMGKIGEKLEVSDYGMISAECVVAYNHPGNRTASLVGINKENAEIGRDVAMQVAAMAPVALDESGVSEEIKQKEMEIGKEQAIAEGKPEQIAEKIAVGKLNKFFKEKTLMNQEFIKESKKTVKQYLKEVDGDLVVEGFKLITLS, from the coding sequence ATGGCTGTAACAGCTGCAGAAGTTAATAAGCTCAGAAAGCAAACCGGATTGGGCTTGATGGACTGTAAAAACGCCTTGGTTGAAGCTGAGGGTGATTTTGAAAAAGCCATCGAGATTCTGAGAAAGAAAGGACAAAAGATCGCCGCTAAACGTGGTGAGAATGATGCTGCCGAAGGTTATGTAGTGGCTAAAACTGCTACCGACGGAAAAAGCGGAATCAGCTTGGTATTGAACTGCGAAACTGACTTCGTTGCTAAAAACCAGGATTTTGTTGACTTTGCAAACGCTATTGCTGACCTGGCTTTGAACAACCTTCCTTCTTCGAAAGAAGAGTTGGCTGGTTTGGACATGGGTGGTGAAACCGTTGCTCAAGCAATCGAAAACCAAATGGGTAAGATCGGTGAGAAGTTGGAAGTTTCTGACTACGGAATGATCTCCGCTGAGTGTGTTGTAGCTTACAACCACCCAGGTAACCGTACGGCTTCTTTGGTTGGAATCAACAAAGAAAATGCTGAAATCGGAAGAGACGTTGCTATGCAAGTAGCAGCTATGGCTCCTGTTGCTTTGGACGAGTCTGGTGTTTCTGAAGAAATTAAGCAGAAGGAAATGGAAATCGGTAAAGAGCAAGCTATCGCAGAAGGTAAGCCTGAGCAAATTGCCGAGAAAATTGCTGTTGGTAAATTGAACAAGTTCTTCAAAGAGAAAACTTTGATGAACCAGGAGTTTATCAAAGAAAGCAAGAAGACTGTAAAGCAATACTTGAAAGAAGTTGACGGCGATTTAGTCGTTGAAGGATTTAAGTTGATTACCCTGTCGTAA
- the rpsB gene encoding 30S ribosomal protein S2: MARTNYQELLEAGVHFGHLKRKWNPNMAPYIFMERNGIHVIDLHKTVAKLEESCNALKQIAAAGKKVLFVATKKQARDVISEAASSVDMPYVTERWTGGMLTNFVTIRKAIRKMGQIEKVLNDPEATGVNKKERLLLKRQKDKLDKNLGSISDLNRLPAALFIVDVKKEHIAVKEARRLNIPTFAIVDTNSDPSLIDFPIPANDDAAKSIDKILSIVAGAIGEGLAERKAIKEKRQAEAAKEKEQA; this comes from the coding sequence ATGGCGAGAACCAATTATCAAGAACTTCTGGAAGCAGGAGTTCACTTTGGACACCTCAAAAGAAAGTGGAATCCCAACATGGCTCCTTACATCTTCATGGAGCGCAACGGAATCCACGTAATCGATCTTCACAAGACCGTAGCAAAACTGGAAGAGTCCTGCAACGCATTGAAACAAATTGCTGCTGCTGGAAAGAAAGTTTTGTTTGTTGCTACTAAAAAACAAGCACGTGATGTTATCTCAGAAGCTGCTTCTTCTGTAGATATGCCTTACGTAACTGAGCGCTGGACAGGTGGTATGTTGACCAACTTTGTGACTATTCGCAAGGCGATTCGCAAAATGGGTCAAATCGAAAAAGTACTGAACGATCCAGAAGCTACCGGTGTAAACAAAAAAGAGCGTTTGTTGCTTAAGCGTCAAAAAGACAAGTTGGATAAAAACTTAGGTTCTATCTCCGATTTGAACCGTTTGCCCGCTGCTCTTTTCATCGTTGACGTGAAAAAAGAGCACATTGCAGTAAAAGAAGCTCGTCGCTTGAACATCCCAACATTCGCTATCGTGGATACGAACTCTGATCCAAGTTTGATCGACTTCCCAATTCCTGCGAACGATGATGCGGCCAAGTCTATCGACAAGATCTTGAGCATTGTTGCCGGAGCGATTGGCGAAGGTTTGGCTGAGCGCAAAGCGATCAAAGAAAAGCGCCAAGCTGAAGCTGCTAAGGAAAAAGAACAAGCATAA
- the rpsI gene encoding 30S ribosomal protein S9, producing MAVINTVGRRKTAITRVYMTEGKGSITVNKKAVNEYFTSAEHLQIINKPFQVTENAGKFDVKVNASGGGMSGQAEALSLAIARALVKVDEEYRPALRAEGLLTRDPRMVERKKPGQKKARKQFQFSKR from the coding sequence ATGGCAGTCATTAATACAGTAGGTAGAAGAAAAACAGCCATTACCCGTGTTTACATGACCGAGGGAAAAGGATCCATCACGGTTAATAAGAAAGCGGTTAATGAATATTTTACCTCTGCAGAGCACCTGCAAATCATCAATAAGCCATTTCAGGTAACAGAGAATGCTGGAAAGTTTGACGTAAAAGTTAACGCCAGTGGTGGTGGAATGAGCGGACAGGCAGAAGCTTTGAGTCTGGCTATCGCAAGAGCTTTGGTTAAAGTAGACGAAGAGTATCGTCCTGCTTTGCGTGCTGAAGGCCTTTTGACACGTGACCCTCGTATGGTTGAGCGTAAGAAGCCGGGTCAGAAGAAAGCTCGTAAGCAATTCCAGTTCTCTAAACGTTAA
- the rplM gene encoding 50S ribosomal protein L13, with protein sequence MDTLSYKTVSANKETADKNWLLVDAEGQTLGRLAARVAFLLRGKHKPSFTPHADCGDNVVVVNAEKITLSGAKMDTKEYVRHTGYPGGQRITSVREMLEKHPERVLEKAIKGMLPKNRLGSQLYRNLHVVVGSEHSHEAQKPVSFDINTIK encoded by the coding sequence TTGGATACTTTGAGTTATAAAACAGTTTCAGCAAACAAGGAAACAGCTGACAAGAATTGGCTGCTTGTAGATGCTGAAGGACAAACTCTGGGAAGATTGGCTGCACGGGTGGCGTTTTTGTTGAGAGGAAAGCACAAGCCTAGCTTTACACCTCACGCGGACTGCGGAGACAACGTAGTTGTTGTGAATGCCGAGAAGATTACCCTGAGCGGAGCCAAGATGGATACTAAAGAATACGTTCGTCACACTGGATACCCAGGTGGACAGCGCATTACTTCAGTAAGAGAGATGTTGGAAAAACATCCTGAGCGTGTGCTTGAAAAAGCGATTAAAGGTATGTTGCCTAAAAATCGTTTGGGAAGCCAGCTTTACCGCAACCTTCACGTTGTGGTTGGAAGCGAGCACAGCCACGAGGCTCAGAAGCCTGTTTCATTTGATATTAATACCATTAAATAA